One Myotis daubentonii chromosome 12, mMyoDau2.1, whole genome shotgun sequence genomic region harbors:
- the SRSF7 gene encoding serine/arginine-rich splicing factor 7 isoform X4, whose product MSRYGRYGGETKVYVGNLGTGAGKGELERAFSYYGPLRTVWIARNPPGFAFVEFEDPRDAEDAVRGLDGKVICGSRVRVELSTGMPRRSRLDRPPARRPFDPNDRCYECGEKGHYAYDCHRYSRRRRSRSRSRSHSRSRGRRYSRSRSRSRGRRSRSASPRRSRSVSLRRSRSASLRRSRSGSIKGSRSRSRSRSRSRSISRPRSSRSPSGSPRRSASPERVD is encoded by the exons AAACCAAGGTGTATGTTGGTAACCTGGGAACTGGTGCTGGCAAAGGAGAGTTAGAAAGGGCTTTCAGTTACTATGGCCCCTTAAGAACTGTGTGGATTGCAAGAAATCCTCCGGGATTTGCCTTTGTGGAATTTGAAGACCCTAGAGATGCAGAAGATGCAGTTCGAGGCCTGGATGGCAA GGTGATTTGTGGTTCCCGAGTGAGGGTTGAACTATCAACAGGCATGCCTCGGAGATCTCGTTTGGATAGACCACCTGCCCGACGTCCCTTTGATCCAAATGATAGATGCTATGAGTGTGGTGAAAAGGGACATTATGCTTATGATTGTCATCGCTATAGCCGACGACGAAGAAGcag GTCACGGTCTAGATCACATTCGAGATCCAGAGGTAGACGATATTCTCGCTCACggagcaggagcaggggaaggag gtCGAGATCAGCATCTCCTCGACGATCAAGATCTGTATCTCTTCGTAGATCACGATCCGCTTCACTCAGACGATCTAGATCTGGTTCTATAAAAGGATCGAG atcaCGGTCAAGGTCACGATCAAGATCCAGGTCTATTTCACGACCAAGAAGCAG tcgTTCCCCATCAGGAAGTCCAAGAAGAAGTGCAAGTCCTGAAAGAGTGGACTGA
- the SRSF7 gene encoding serine/arginine-rich splicing factor 7 isoform X1: MSRYGRYGGETKVYVGNLGTGAGKGELERAFSYYGPLRTVWIARNPPGFAFVEFEDPRDAEDAVRGLDGKVICGSRVRVELSTGMPRRSRLDRPPARRPFDPNDRCYECGEKGHYAYDCHRYSRRRRSRSRSRSHSRSRGRRYSRSRSRSRGRRSRSASPRRSRSVSLRRSRSASLRRSRSGSIKGSRYFQSRSRSRSRSRSISRPRSSRSKSRSPSPKRSRSPSGSPRRSASPERVD, encoded by the exons AAACCAAGGTGTATGTTGGTAACCTGGGAACTGGTGCTGGCAAAGGAGAGTTAGAAAGGGCTTTCAGTTACTATGGCCCCTTAAGAACTGTGTGGATTGCAAGAAATCCTCCGGGATTTGCCTTTGTGGAATTTGAAGACCCTAGAGATGCAGAAGATGCAGTTCGAGGCCTGGATGGCAA GGTGATTTGTGGTTCCCGAGTGAGGGTTGAACTATCAACAGGCATGCCTCGGAGATCTCGTTTGGATAGACCACCTGCCCGACGTCCCTTTGATCCAAATGATAGATGCTATGAGTGTGGTGAAAAGGGACATTATGCTTATGATTGTCATCGCTATAGCCGACGACGAAGAAGcag GTCACGGTCTAGATCACATTCGAGATCCAGAGGTAGACGATATTCTCGCTCACggagcaggagcaggggaaggag gtCGAGATCAGCATCTCCTCGACGATCAAGATCTGTATCTCTTCGTAGATCACGATCCGCTTCACTCAGACGATCTAGATCTGGTTCTATAAAAGGATCGAGGTATTTCCA atcaCGGTCAAGGTCACGATCAAGATCCAGGTCTATTTCACGACCAAGAAGCAG CCGATCAAAGTCCAGATCTCCATCTCCAAAAAGAAG tcgTTCCCCATCAGGAAGTCCAAGAAGAAGTGCAAGTCCTGAAAGAGTGGACTGA
- the SRSF7 gene encoding serine/arginine-rich splicing factor 7 isoform X3, translating into MSRYGRYGGETKVYVGNLGTGAGKGELERAFSYYGPLRTVWIARNPPGFAFVEFEDPRDAEDAVRGLDGKVICGSRVRVELSTGMPRRSRLDRPPARRPFDPNDRCYECGEKGHYAYDCHRYSRRRRSRSRSRSHSRSRGRRYSRSRSRSRGRRSRSASPRRSRSVSLRRSRSASLRRSRSGSIKGSRYFQSRSRSRSRSRSISRPRSSRSPSGSPRRSASPERVD; encoded by the exons AAACCAAGGTGTATGTTGGTAACCTGGGAACTGGTGCTGGCAAAGGAGAGTTAGAAAGGGCTTTCAGTTACTATGGCCCCTTAAGAACTGTGTGGATTGCAAGAAATCCTCCGGGATTTGCCTTTGTGGAATTTGAAGACCCTAGAGATGCAGAAGATGCAGTTCGAGGCCTGGATGGCAA GGTGATTTGTGGTTCCCGAGTGAGGGTTGAACTATCAACAGGCATGCCTCGGAGATCTCGTTTGGATAGACCACCTGCCCGACGTCCCTTTGATCCAAATGATAGATGCTATGAGTGTGGTGAAAAGGGACATTATGCTTATGATTGTCATCGCTATAGCCGACGACGAAGAAGcag GTCACGGTCTAGATCACATTCGAGATCCAGAGGTAGACGATATTCTCGCTCACggagcaggagcaggggaaggag gtCGAGATCAGCATCTCCTCGACGATCAAGATCTGTATCTCTTCGTAGATCACGATCCGCTTCACTCAGACGATCTAGATCTGGTTCTATAAAAGGATCGAGGTATTTCCA atcaCGGTCAAGGTCACGATCAAGATCCAGGTCTATTTCACGACCAAGAAGCAG tcgTTCCCCATCAGGAAGTCCAAGAAGAAGTGCAAGTCCTGAAAGAGTGGACTGA
- the SRSF7 gene encoding serine/arginine-rich splicing factor 7 isoform X2: MSRYGRYGGETKVYVGNLGTGAGKGELERAFSYYGPLRTVWIARNPPGFAFVEFEDPRDAEDAVRGLDGKVICGSRVRVELSTGMPRRSRLDRPPARRPFDPNDRCYECGEKGHYAYDCHRYSRRRRSRSRSRSHSRSRGRRYSRSRSRSRGRRSRSASPRRSRSVSLRRSRSASLRRSRSGSIKGSRSRSRSRSRSRSISRPRSSRSKSRSPSPKRSRSPSGSPRRSASPERVD; the protein is encoded by the exons AAACCAAGGTGTATGTTGGTAACCTGGGAACTGGTGCTGGCAAAGGAGAGTTAGAAAGGGCTTTCAGTTACTATGGCCCCTTAAGAACTGTGTGGATTGCAAGAAATCCTCCGGGATTTGCCTTTGTGGAATTTGAAGACCCTAGAGATGCAGAAGATGCAGTTCGAGGCCTGGATGGCAA GGTGATTTGTGGTTCCCGAGTGAGGGTTGAACTATCAACAGGCATGCCTCGGAGATCTCGTTTGGATAGACCACCTGCCCGACGTCCCTTTGATCCAAATGATAGATGCTATGAGTGTGGTGAAAAGGGACATTATGCTTATGATTGTCATCGCTATAGCCGACGACGAAGAAGcag GTCACGGTCTAGATCACATTCGAGATCCAGAGGTAGACGATATTCTCGCTCACggagcaggagcaggggaaggag gtCGAGATCAGCATCTCCTCGACGATCAAGATCTGTATCTCTTCGTAGATCACGATCCGCTTCACTCAGACGATCTAGATCTGGTTCTATAAAAGGATCGAG atcaCGGTCAAGGTCACGATCAAGATCCAGGTCTATTTCACGACCAAGAAGCAG CCGATCAAAGTCCAGATCTCCATCTCCAAAAAGAAG tcgTTCCCCATCAGGAAGTCCAAGAAGAAGTGCAAGTCCTGAAAGAGTGGACTGA